Proteins co-encoded in one Erwinia sp. genomic window:
- a CDS encoding hypothetical protein (ID:JIFNMEKO_01415;~source:Prodigal:2.6): protein MLLLIFSVFSLEIYGRKKQGFSSRNSRKMAPTKLSGWRGWLLCTLVALPVVLGFIAPFVFLLWESAKRLIDSSPLSPLLPSALQNTLALAAGVTFVVMIVSLVVAWNARVMAVGNPCQRVRRGILRIASLGYALPGTLLANGFLTPALALDKWIASVFDIRGLPLMSAGIFLVICCAIRFQTIGIGALDAGLMRISPALEQASRSLGETGGGTFRRVHFPLLHPALVSSALLVFADAMKELPTTLLLRPVNFETLATLLYAEAARGTYEEGAVAALLIVIVGILPVVLLMRHQIRH from the coding sequence ATGTTGCTACTGATTTTTTCTGTTTTTTCACTTGAGATCTATGGCCGTAAAAAGCAAGGTTTTAGCAGCAGAAATAGCCGGAAAATGGCCCCGACTAAACTCTCCGGATGGCGTGGCTGGCTTCTCTGTACGCTGGTTGCGTTACCCGTGGTGCTGGGCTTTATTGCCCCGTTTGTTTTTCTGCTCTGGGAAAGTGCTAAACGTTTGATTGACAGTTCACCATTATCTCCCCTGCTGCCTTCGGCATTACAAAACACGCTGGCACTGGCTGCTGGCGTGACTTTTGTCGTGATGATCGTCAGTCTCGTCGTGGCGTGGAACGCCCGTGTTATGGCAGTGGGTAATCCCTGCCAGAGGGTACGTCGTGGCATTTTACGAATTGCCTCTCTCGGATACGCATTGCCAGGCACACTGCTGGCCAACGGTTTTCTCACCCCAGCACTGGCGCTGGATAAGTGGATTGCCAGTGTATTTGATATCCGGGGTTTACCACTGATGTCAGCCGGTATTTTTCTGGTTATTTGTTGTGCAATTCGTTTTCAGACCATCGGCATTGGAGCACTGGATGCCGGACTTATGCGTATTTCTCCTGCGCTTGAACAGGCATCGCGCTCTTTGGGTGAAACCGGAGGCGGTACTTTTCGACGCGTGCATTTCCCGCTACTGCATCCCGCGCTGGTGAGCAGCGCATTACTGGTTTTCGCTGATGCAATGAAAGAACTGCCCACCACTCTGTTGCTGCGGCCAGTGAATTTTGAAACTCTCGCTACGCTGTTATATGCCGAAGCGGCGCGCGGCACTTACGAAGAGGGTGCCGTTGCGGCCTTATTGATTGTTATCGTCGGTATCCTGCCTGTAGTGTTACTGATGCGCCATCAGATACGACATTAG
- a CDS encoding hypothetical protein (ID:JIFNMEKO_01410;~source:Prodigal:2.6), translating to MDENKIVVARSLSVDKHSVRLATLINALFYDLAQDKQVQFPKQGERRERELQELVKKGKRPVALFVD from the coding sequence ATGGATGAAAATAAAATCGTTGTTGCCCGTTCACTGTCGGTGGACAAACACAGCGTCCGGCTCGCTACGCTGATTAACGCCCTGTTTTATGACCTGGCACAGGATAAGCAGGTGCAGTTCCCCAAACAGGGTGAACGCCGTGAGCGAGAACTGCAGGAACTGGTCAAAAAAGGCAAACGCCCGGTGGCGCTGTTTGTTGATTAG
- a CDS encoding hypothetical protein (ID:JIFNMEKO_01405;~source:Prodigal:2.6), translating into MTENDSRAQFNTLKSRIDNVMQRDRQRLQKRWQQAVKSQSKEKQQQLTQVLQEDIAHAEQLIARRRTATPVIEFPDNLPVSQKKAEIAAAIDAHQVVIIAGETGSGKTTQLPKICLELGRGVTGLIGHTQPRRLAARTVADRVASELQCSPGGCVGYKVRFSDQVGELTQIKLMTDGILLAEIQNDRLLLQYDTIIIDEAHERSLNIDFLLGYLRQLLPKRPDLKLIITSATIDPQRFSRHFYDAPVIEVSGRTYPVEVRYRPLSENAGESDRDQLQGIIDAVDELGHESAGDILIFLSGEREIRDTAEALEQQQLRHTEILSLFARLSNSEQNRVFQSHHGRRIVLATNVAETSLTVPGIKYVIDPGTARISRYSYRTKVQRLPIEAISQASANQRKGRCGRVSEGICIRLFAEDDFNNRPAFTDPEILRTNLASVILQMTALGLGDIAAFPFIDAPDKRHIQDGVRLLEELGAITQQAQQHYQLTASGRLLAQLPVDPRLAKMVLEAQKYACTREVMIIAAGLSIQDPRERPAERQQAADEKHRRFADKESDFISLVNLWDYLQAQQKALGSSAFRRLCKTEFLNYLRIREWQEIYTQLRQVIREQRIPLNSEPADFRGLHTALLTGLLSHIGQKESEKQEYLGTRNARFAIFPGSALFKKPPKWSMVAELVETSRLWGRIAARIEPEWIEPIAQHVIKRSYSEPHWEKSRGAVIALEKVTLYGVPIVSARKVNYSQIDPALSRELFIRHALVEGEWQTRHAFFKNNLRLREEVEELEHKSRRRDILVDDDTLFAFYDQRLPAGIVSARHFDHWWKQTSRQDPEKLNFAKEMLINQQADGVSQLDYPDHWHQNGISLPLTYQFEPGNAADGVTVHIPLPLLNQVEERGFEWLIPGLRRELIVALIKSLPKPLRRHFVPAPNYADAFLQRVTSAEAPLLDALEREFRRMSGVTLERDAWQWSQVPDHLKMTFRIIDYKNQKLAEGNDLSALKQQLQGEVQKTLTQVADAGIEQHDLQTWSFGDLPQQFAQQRGHYSVKAWPALVDEKSSVAIRLFETEAAQQKAMWQGLRRLLLLNIPSPVKFLHEKLPNKAKLGLYFNPYGKVLELIDDCITCGVDQLIARHGGVIWNEADFNKLHQQVRGELNEVVVTIASLVEQILTSVFTINKKLKRRVDISMALALSDIKAQLDGLVYRGFVTETGWQRLPDTLRYLQGIERRLEKLPVDPHSDRARMVKVDALIQRWRVWLAKLPPAQRDDDTVNAIRWMIEELRISYFAQQLGTAYPVSEKRIQQAMEDIAQ; encoded by the coding sequence ATGACAGAAAATGACAGCCGCGCCCAATTCAACACTTTGAAATCACGTATTGACAATGTCATGCAAAGAGACCGGCAGCGCCTGCAAAAACGCTGGCAACAGGCGGTTAAAAGCCAGTCAAAAGAAAAACAGCAGCAGTTAACTCAGGTATTACAAGAGGATATCGCTCACGCAGAACAGTTGATTGCACGCCGGCGAACGGCAACTCCCGTTATTGAATTCCCTGATAATCTGCCGGTTAGCCAAAAAAAGGCCGAAATTGCAGCTGCGATCGACGCGCATCAGGTGGTGATCATTGCCGGTGAAACCGGGTCAGGAAAAACCACTCAGTTGCCAAAAATTTGCCTGGAACTTGGACGTGGTGTAACCGGCCTGATTGGTCATACCCAGCCACGGCGACTGGCCGCGCGAACCGTAGCTGATCGGGTGGCCAGTGAATTGCAGTGTTCCCCGGGGGGATGTGTTGGTTATAAAGTACGATTCAGCGATCAGGTGGGAGAACTGACACAAATTAAACTGATGACTGACGGGATACTGCTGGCAGAAATTCAGAATGACCGGTTGTTGCTACAATATGACACCATTATCATTGATGAGGCGCATGAGCGCAGCCTGAATATTGACTTTTTGCTTGGCTATCTGCGTCAGCTACTGCCGAAACGCCCTGATTTAAAATTAATAATTACTTCTGCTACCATTGATCCGCAACGTTTTTCACGACACTTTTATGATGCGCCAGTGATAGAGGTTTCAGGTCGTACTTATCCGGTAGAAGTTCGCTATCGACCATTGAGCGAAAACGCCGGAGAGAGTGACCGTGATCAGTTGCAAGGTATCATCGATGCCGTGGATGAATTAGGCCATGAAAGTGCAGGTGACATATTAATTTTTCTCAGCGGTGAACGTGAAATCCGTGATACTGCCGAGGCCCTCGAACAGCAGCAGCTAAGACATACGGAAATTCTTTCCTTATTTGCCCGACTGTCAAATAGTGAACAGAACCGGGTTTTTCAGTCACATCATGGTCGGCGCATTGTGCTGGCGACTAACGTGGCAGAAACCTCTCTGACAGTACCAGGTATAAAATACGTTATCGATCCTGGTACCGCACGGATCAGTCGCTACAGTTACCGTACCAAAGTGCAACGCTTGCCTATTGAGGCTATCTCACAGGCTTCTGCAAACCAACGTAAAGGTCGCTGTGGTCGTGTATCTGAGGGAATCTGTATTCGTTTATTTGCCGAGGATGATTTCAACAATCGTCCTGCGTTCACCGATCCTGAAATTCTGCGCACCAACCTCGCCTCAGTTATATTGCAAATGACCGCGCTGGGATTGGGTGATATCGCGGCTTTTCCTTTTATTGATGCACCAGATAAACGTCATATCCAGGATGGTGTGAGATTACTCGAAGAGCTGGGTGCTATCACCCAACAGGCACAACAGCACTATCAACTGACCGCATCAGGGCGTCTGCTAGCACAGTTACCGGTTGATCCCCGTCTGGCTAAAATGGTACTTGAAGCACAGAAGTACGCCTGTACACGTGAAGTGATGATTATCGCCGCGGGGTTATCTATCCAGGACCCAAGAGAACGTCCGGCAGAACGTCAACAAGCCGCCGATGAAAAGCATCGTCGCTTTGCTGATAAAGAATCTGATTTTATCTCTTTGGTTAATTTGTGGGATTATCTGCAGGCACAGCAAAAAGCACTCGGCTCCTCCGCATTCCGTCGGTTGTGTAAAACTGAGTTTCTCAACTACCTGAGGATCCGTGAATGGCAGGAAATCTATACACAATTACGCCAGGTAATTCGTGAACAGCGCATTCCACTAAACAGTGAACCTGCCGATTTCCGTGGTCTGCACACCGCGCTGCTCACTGGTTTACTGTCACATATTGGTCAGAAAGAGAGTGAAAAGCAGGAATATCTGGGAACACGTAATGCGCGTTTCGCTATATTCCCCGGCTCCGCGCTGTTTAAAAAGCCACCAAAATGGAGCATGGTAGCAGAACTGGTGGAAACCAGTCGCTTATGGGGGCGTATCGCTGCACGTATTGAGCCGGAATGGATTGAACCGATCGCTCAGCATGTCATCAAACGCAGCTACAGTGAACCTCACTGGGAAAAGAGCCGTGGCGCTGTGATCGCTCTGGAAAAAGTTACTCTGTACGGTGTGCCTATTGTCAGTGCAAGAAAAGTTAACTACAGCCAGATAGATCCGGCACTATCTCGAGAGCTGTTTATTCGTCACGCTCTGGTCGAAGGCGAATGGCAAACACGTCACGCATTTTTCAAAAATAATTTACGCCTGCGCGAAGAAGTCGAAGAGCTGGAACATAAATCACGGCGGCGCGATATCCTGGTGGATGATGACACCTTGTTTGCTTTTTATGATCAGCGGTTGCCTGCCGGGATCGTATCTGCGCGCCATTTCGATCACTGGTGGAAACAGACCAGTCGTCAGGATCCTGAAAAACTTAATTTTGCTAAAGAGATGCTGATTAACCAGCAGGCGGATGGGGTAAGCCAGCTCGACTATCCTGACCACTGGCATCAAAACGGGATTTCACTACCCTTAACTTATCAATTTGAACCCGGCAATGCGGCAGACGGTGTCACCGTACATATCCCGCTGCCATTGTTGAATCAGGTCGAAGAGCGAGGTTTTGAATGGCTGATTCCCGGTCTGCGCCGCGAGTTAATTGTCGCTCTGATCAAATCGCTACCAAAACCACTCAGACGCCATTTTGTGCCAGCCCCCAATTATGCTGACGCATTCCTGCAAAGGGTCACATCAGCAGAAGCTCCGCTGCTTGATGCTCTGGAGCGTGAGTTCCGCCGTATGAGTGGTGTTACCCTTGAACGTGATGCCTGGCAATGGTCACAGGTCCCTGATCATCTCAAAATGACTTTCCGGATAATTGATTATAAAAATCAAAAACTGGCGGAAGGCAATGACCTGAGCGCGCTCAAACAACAGCTGCAAGGTGAGGTACAGAAAACACTGACTCAGGTTGCTGATGCAGGTATCGAACAGCACGATTTGCAGACATGGAGTTTTGGTGATCTACCACAACAATTTGCACAACAACGCGGTCACTATAGCGTAAAAGCCTGGCCTGCCCTGGTAGATGAAAAATCCAGTGTGGCTATTCGTCTGTTTGAAACAGAAGCTGCGCAACAAAAAGCCATGTGGCAGGGATTACGGCGTTTATTACTGCTTAATATTCCCTCTCCGGTAAAGTTTCTGCATGAAAAGCTGCCAAACAAAGCCAAACTGGGGCTCTATTTTAATCCTTACGGGAAAGTACTGGAGTTGATCGATGACTGCATCACTTGTGGTGTGGATCAGCTGATTGCCCGACATGGCGGCGTGATCTGGAACGAAGCTGACTTCAACAAGTTACACCAGCAGGTAAGGGGAGAACTGAATGAGGTGGTGGTGACTATCGCCAGTCTGGTTGAGCAGATTCTCACCAGTGTCTTTACCATTAACAAAAAACTGAAAAGGCGCGTCGATATCAGTATGGCGCTGGCGCTCAGCGATATTAAGGCGCAGCTTGACGGGTTAGTTTATCGTGGTTTTGTTACTGAAACAGGCTGGCAACGTTTGCCGGATACATTGCGCTATTTACAGGGAATAGAACGGCGGCTAGAAAAACTGCCTGTTGACCCACACAGTGATCGTGCACGTATGGTCAAAGTTGATGCGCTGATACAACGCTGGCGCGTCTGGCTGGCGAAGTTACCCCCTGCACAACGTGATGATGATACCGTAAACGCAATTCGCTGGATGATTGAAGAACTGCGCATCAGCTATTTTGCCCAACAGCTAGGCACGGCTTATCCGGTATCAGAAAAACGTATTCAGCAGGCGATGGAAGATATTGCGCAATAA
- a CDS encoding hypothetical protein (ID:JIFNMEKO_01408;~source:Prodigal:2.6), translating into MKLRTPLQVQLHLTLAMEAGYQTGEKPITATLVASVLSRQLDDLEPTLTRHGYWLKDMVEQFDAKPAEIRALFNNQLDPARTAELRDRMLAVGLPI; encoded by the coding sequence ATGAAACTGCGAACACCGCTGCAGGTCCAGTTGCACCTGACGCTGGCGATGGAAGCAGGATACCAGACGGGCGAAAAACCGATTACCGCCACGCTGGTTGCATCCGTGCTGTCACGTCAGCTGGATGATCTGGAGCCGACGCTCACCCGGCATGGTTACTGGTTGAAGGACATGGTAGAGCAGTTCGATGCAAAACCTGCTGAAATCAGGGCGTTATTTAACAATCAGTTAGACCCTGCCCGCACGGCCGAATTACGCGACAGAATGCTGGCGGTCGGTCTGCCAATTTGA
- the hin gene encoding DNA-invertase hin (ID:JIFNMEKO_01412;~source:Prodigal:2.6) — translation MLRFPHLELNETVFIVMALYGYARFSTSDQDLTQQTQILRAAGCEIIRAEKASGSSRAGRSELQLLLEFLRPGDTLMMTRVDRLARSIKDLQDIVHALNQQGVTLKATEQPVDTRSAAGKAFLDMLGVFAEFETNLRRERQMEGIAAAKARGVYRGRKPSLDPAEVYRLYTAEKMGATAIARQLGIGRASVYRALENYEQPA, via the coding sequence ATGTTACGTTTTCCTCATCTGGAGTTAAACGAGACAGTTTTCATCGTTATGGCACTTTACGGCTATGCCCGCTTTTCAACGAGCGACCAGGATCTGACCCAGCAGACACAAATTCTGCGCGCTGCCGGCTGTGAAATCATTCGTGCAGAAAAAGCCAGCGGAAGCAGCCGGGCCGGAAGGAGCGAGTTGCAGCTGCTGCTGGAGTTCCTACGCCCCGGAGATACGTTGATGATGACCCGCGTGGATCGCCTGGCCCGCAGCATTAAGGACCTGCAGGACATAGTGCATGCCCTGAATCAGCAGGGCGTCACGCTCAAGGCAACAGAACAGCCAGTGGACACGCGTTCAGCAGCGGGAAAAGCCTTCCTTGATATGCTGGGCGTTTTCGCTGAGTTTGAAACCAACCTTCGTCGGGAGCGCCAGATGGAAGGCATTGCCGCTGCGAAAGCCCGGGGCGTATACCGTGGAAGAAAACCTTCCTTAGATCCTGCTGAGGTATATCGTCTGTATACTGCTGAGAAAATGGGGGCCACGGCTATCGCCCGCCAGCTCGGGATTGGGAGGGCGTCAGTCTACCGGGCGCTGGAAAATTATGAGCAGCCGGCGTAG
- a CDS encoding hypothetical protein (ID:JIFNMEKO_01406;~source:Prodigal:2.6) gives MRRRVLLAILICITPGLLAFKPVNQNSVESDDKALELLYNTISYKVKNTPGYRLETIGDDFPLYDYTDFTMHTHTSEEVVKKPSSEISDDEWQAFINTSINYYSENGSVDYKLVDLDGDGKRDLILNAYTGGTSLSSTTGVLKRTGDRFVALNHYDNESISGEFFLQIERGANEGGQWIRIKDQVYALWFSGMYGEDNFYLLRPFNTENKIPNITVNYKYQYDDLSIQPESEEGELKPALNTDDKKRLIEVLNTESFYYHKQSQQQENMTICPVPVGTSSEDAENYSAHIAGNYITQPVATLPVWINGACFVGSLESLFGRGEFLLISSPKEMEILGAYSISGVRHIESITKGWKFREGNISF, from the coding sequence ATGCGACGGAGAGTATTACTCGCAATCTTAATCTGTATCACGCCCGGTCTTCTTGCTTTCAAACCAGTAAACCAAAACAGTGTCGAGTCCGATGATAAGGCATTAGAATTACTGTATAACACCATCAGCTATAAGGTTAAAAACACCCCCGGATACCGACTGGAAACCATTGGGGATGACTTCCCTTTATATGACTATACTGACTTTACAATGCACACCCACACATCAGAAGAGGTAGTCAAAAAACCCTCATCTGAAATCAGCGACGATGAATGGCAAGCCTTTATCAATACCTCTATAAATTATTACTCTGAAAATGGATCGGTAGATTATAAACTTGTCGACCTTGATGGCGACGGAAAGCGCGATCTTATTCTTAATGCCTACACCGGAGGGACCAGTTTATCCAGTACTACCGGAGTGTTGAAACGTACAGGCGATAGATTTGTTGCTTTAAATCATTATGATAATGAGAGTATCAGCGGTGAGTTTTTTTTACAAATCGAACGTGGCGCCAATGAGGGGGGGCAGTGGATACGTATCAAAGATCAGGTTTATGCACTTTGGTTCAGCGGTATGTACGGCGAAGATAATTTTTATTTATTACGACCATTTAACACAGAGAATAAAATTCCAAATATTACTGTTAACTATAAATATCAATATGATGATTTATCTATACAACCAGAAAGTGAAGAAGGTGAGCTTAAGCCTGCGTTAAATACTGACGATAAAAAAAGGCTGATTGAAGTCCTCAATACGGAGAGTTTTTATTATCATAAACAATCTCAACAACAAGAGAATATGACAATTTGCCCGGTGCCGGTAGGCACATCATCTGAAGATGCCGAAAATTATAGCGCTCATATTGCCGGAAACTATATCACTCAGCCAGTAGCAACGCTGCCGGTCTGGATAAATGGAGCTTGTTTTGTCGGTTCTTTAGAAAGCCTTTTTGGTCGTGGTGAGTTTTTGCTAATCAGCTCACCTAAAGAGATGGAGATCCTTGGTGCTTATTCTATTTCTGGAGTTCGCCATATCGAATCAATAACAAAAGGGTGGAAATTCAGAGAGGGAAATATTTCATTCTGA
- a CDS encoding hypothetical protein (ID:JIFNMEKO_01407;~source:Prodigal:2.6) produces MRDNIRKKIVRVCDEKIAAKGDNVGVSVYAFFSIKNTDPELLMEVAHWWIMEMKFDHFEKAKKIISLV; encoded by the coding sequence ATGAGAGACAATATTCGCAAGAAAATAGTACGAGTTTGTGATGAGAAGATTGCAGCTAAAGGGGACAACGTGGGTGTGTCAGTCTATGCTTTTTTTTCCATCAAAAATACTGACCCGGAATTACTGATGGAAGTCGCCCACTGGTGGATTATGGAGATGAAATTCGACCATTTCGAAAAAGCAAAAAAAATAATTTCGCTGGTCTGA
- the phnT gene encoding Putative 2-aminoethylphosphonate import ATP-binding protein PhnT (ID:JIFNMEKO_01414;~source:Prodigal:2.6), giving the protein MSPAALCLDNIYVAYGTSQPPVLKDFTLSVSEGELACLLGASGCGKTTVLRAIAGFERLQSGTISVGALRVADNKLHLPPEKRHTGMVFQEYALFPHLTAEENIAFGLRHLPRLQRQARVDRLLAMVSLPQHATHYPHQLSGGQQQRIALARALAPEPKILMLDEPFSSLDSQPRERIGSDVRDILREAGQTALMVTHSEAEAYMMSDTIGEVCNGQYRVIKG; this is encoded by the coding sequence ATGTCACCAGCTGCACTCTGTCTCGACAATATTTATGTTGCCTATGGCACCAGTCAACCTCCGGTGTTGAAGGATTTCACGCTATCGGTCAGTGAAGGTGAACTGGCCTGTCTGCTTGGGGCTTCAGGTTGTGGGAAAACCACAGTTCTGCGCGCTATTGCTGGATTTGAACGGTTGCAGTCAGGAACCATTTCTGTTGGCGCGCTGCGGGTCGCTGATAACAAACTGCATCTTCCACCAGAGAAGCGTCATACGGGGATGGTTTTTCAGGAGTATGCTCTGTTTCCTCACCTGACAGCGGAAGAGAACATTGCTTTTGGCCTGCGCCACCTCCCCCGTCTGCAGCGTCAGGCGCGGGTTGACAGGTTGTTAGCCATGGTCAGTTTACCGCAACACGCAACCCATTACCCTCATCAGCTTTCAGGTGGGCAGCAGCAGCGGATCGCGCTGGCCCGGGCACTGGCGCCTGAACCAAAAATCTTAATGCTGGATGAGCCGTTCTCCAGCCTCGACAGTCAGCCCCGGGAACGCATCGGTTCTGATGTAAGGGACATTTTACGTGAAGCAGGTCAGACAGCCTTGATGGTCACCCACAGCGAGGCAGAGGCGTACATGATGAGTGATACCATCGGCGAGGTGTGTAATGGTCAATATCGTGTAATAAAAGGATAA
- a CDS encoding hypothetical protein (ID:JIFNMEKO_01409;~source:Prodigal:2.6) codes for MEVVEDGGGRLSVVLAGHPKLRNDLRRPTVEEIGYRTDIFTLDGIAGSQREYIQ; via the coding sequence ATGGAAGTGGTTGAAGACGGCGGTGGACGGCTATCCGTCGTTCTGGCCGGTCACCCAAAACTGCGTAATGACCTGCGTCGTCCGACGGTGGAGGAAATTGGCTATCGTACCGATATTTTTACACTAGACGGAATCGCCGGCAGCCAGCGTGAATATATCCAGTGA
- the cynT gene encoding Carbonic anhydrase (ID:JIFNMEKO_01413;~source:Prodigal:2.6), whose product MEQNQPAQPSRRVILKQTLAVSALSVTGLAALSVPTISFAASLSKEERDGMTPDAVIEHFKQGNLRFRENRPAKHDYLAQKRNSIAGQYPAAVILSCIDSRAPAEIVLDAGIGETFNSRVAGNISNRDILGSMEFACAVAGAKVVLVMGHTRCGAVRGAIDNAELGNLTGLLGEIKPAIAKTDYSGERKGSNYDFVDAVARKNVELTIENIRKNSLVLKQLEDEKKIKIVGSMYHLTGGKVEFFEV is encoded by the coding sequence ATGGAACAAAACCAACCAGCACAACCTTCACGCCGTGTAATCCTAAAACAAACTCTTGCAGTATCTGCTTTGTCTGTCACCGGGCTGGCGGCCTTATCGGTACCAACTATCTCTTTCGCCGCATCACTGAGCAAAGAAGAACGTGACGGTATGACTCCAGATGCAGTCATTGAACATTTTAAACAGGGCAACCTGCGCTTCCGGGAAAATCGCCCGGCTAAACATGATTACCTGGCACAGAAGCGTAACAGTATTGCGGGTCAGTATCCTGCTGCGGTGATCCTTAGCTGCATTGACTCACGTGCGCCGGCGGAAATTGTGCTCGATGCGGGGATCGGTGAAACGTTTAATTCCCGCGTAGCGGGTAATATAAGTAATCGCGATATCCTGGGCAGCATGGAGTTTGCCTGTGCAGTTGCCGGCGCGAAAGTAGTGTTGGTTATGGGACACACCCGCTGTGGCGCAGTACGCGGTGCTATTGATAATGCTGAACTGGGTAACCTGACGGGGCTGCTGGGTGAAATTAAACCCGCGATTGCAAAAACGGACTACAGCGGTGAGCGTAAAGGTAGCAATTATGATTTTGTCGATGCGGTGGCACGAAAAAATGTCGAGTTGACTATCGAAAATATCCGCAAAAACAGCCTGGTGCTGAAACAACTGGAAGATGAGAAGAAAATTAAAATCGTTGGCAGTATGTATCACCTTACTGGCGGTAAGGTTGAGTTTTTCGAAGTATAA
- a CDS encoding hypothetical protein (ID:JIFNMEKO_01411;~source:Prodigal:2.6) has translation MIFQSRRFIALFTLFLNHEQPTAVIMVNPGLLPPSELEHYCELIAALKLRTTNKSGRHLSTGGAIQLLEEHCVVDDRSGVAYQECRCVYGEDAESALRFLFNAMAPKVRSDFPFQGRPKLLYLDNGPVAKSHVFQNVIQSLKVDWLAHMPTGKDGTRTTARSKGKVERPFRTVKEAHETLYHFHKPGTELQANEWLWNYMSRHNAQRHRSEKHSRLEDWLANISREGVRDMCSWEQYCRFAREPESRKVGGDARITIDGTAWEVEPDMAGETVILLLGLFDNEMYVEFTGETWGPYYPVSGPVPLHRYRTFRCGKAAEPADRIHALARQPNIPISALSGSDLRMVSDALPHQPFDTRKFEYHFPTVIAAKLAIADIVASGMARMSDEDRAFIDSILTETLNRSEVLARIRDYFRKRQ, from the coding sequence ATGATATTTCAGTCACGACGGTTTATCGCGCTCTTCACCTTGTTCTTAAACCACGAACAGCCCACCGCAGTGATCATGGTCAACCCCGGGTTACTGCCACCGTCCGAGCTGGAGCATTACTGTGAACTGATTGCTGCACTGAAATTACGAACCACAAATAAATCCGGCCGCCATCTGTCGACCGGAGGGGCAATACAGTTGCTGGAAGAACATTGCGTGGTGGATGACCGGAGCGGTGTTGCATACCAAGAATGTAGGTGTGTGTACGGTGAGGATGCGGAATCAGCGCTGCGTTTTCTCTTTAACGCCATGGCACCAAAAGTCAGGTCTGATTTTCCTTTTCAGGGCCGCCCGAAATTGTTGTACCTCGATAACGGACCTGTGGCCAAAAGCCATGTCTTCCAGAATGTTATACAGTCCCTGAAGGTTGACTGGCTGGCGCATATGCCGACAGGCAAGGACGGCACCCGGACGACGGCACGGTCCAAAGGTAAAGTCGAGCGCCCTTTCCGGACCGTCAAGGAGGCACATGAAACTCTGTACCATTTCCATAAACCGGGGACGGAGCTGCAGGCCAACGAATGGCTCTGGAACTATATGAGCCGTCATAACGCGCAGCGTCACCGCAGCGAGAAACACTCCCGACTGGAGGACTGGCTGGCAAATATATCCCGGGAAGGTGTGAGGGATATGTGCAGCTGGGAACAATACTGTCGGTTCGCCCGGGAGCCGGAATCCCGCAAGGTGGGGGGCGATGCGCGGATAACGATAGACGGCACCGCATGGGAAGTTGAACCGGATATGGCGGGTGAAACCGTCATTCTGCTGTTGGGGCTGTTTGACAACGAGATGTATGTGGAGTTTACCGGTGAAACATGGGGGCCTTATTATCCGGTGTCGGGGCCTGTGCCGCTACACCGTTACCGGACGTTTAGGTGTGGTAAAGCGGCTGAACCGGCCGATCGTATCCATGCTCTGGCCAGACAACCGAACATCCCCATCAGCGCATTGTCCGGCAGCGATCTCCGCATGGTCAGTGATGCATTGCCGCATCAGCCCTTTGATACCCGAAAATTTGAATACCACTTTCCCACCGTTATTGCGGCAAAACTGGCAATTGCCGACATTGTGGCAAGCGGTATGGCCAGAATGTCGGATGAAGACCGGGCGTTTATCGACAGTATTCTGACTGAGACGCTTAACCGTAGTGAAGTACTCGCGCGCATCAGAGACTATTTTCGTAAAAGACAATAA